A region of Anolis sagrei isolate rAnoSag1 chromosome 2, rAnoSag1.mat, whole genome shotgun sequence DNA encodes the following proteins:
- the TNFAIP8 gene encoding tumor necrosis factor alpha-induced protein 8 isoform X2 gives MATDVFNSKGLAVQAQKKILGKMASKSIATALIDDTSSDVLDELYRVTKEYTQNKKEAEKIIKNLIKTVIKLAILYRNNQFNQEEIILMEKFKKKVHQLAKTVVSFHQVDFTFDRNFLSKLLNECRDLLHQIIQRHLTAKSHGRVNNVFDHFSDCEFLAALYNPFGSYKTHLQRLCDGVNKMLDDGNI, from the coding sequence tGGCTACAGATGTCTTCAATTCCAAAGGTTTGGCCGTTCAGGCCCAGAAGAAAATTCTTGGCAAAATGGCATCCAAATCAATAGCAACTGCATTGATAGATGACACCAGCAGTGATGTGTTGGACGAACTCTACAGAGTGACAAAGGAGTACACACAAAATAAGAAGGAGGCagagaagataattaaaaatctcATTAAGACTGTTATCAAGTTAGCAATCCTCTACAGGAATAATCAGTTTAATCAAGAAGAGATCATCCTTATGGAGAAGTTCAAGAAGAAGGTGCACCAGTTGGCTAAAACTGTGGTGAGCTTCCATCAAGTAGATTTTACATTTGACAGAAATTTTTTGTCAAaattgttgaatgaatgcagagaCCTACTACATCAAATCATTCAGCGTCACCTAACAGCAAAATCTCATGGACGTGTGAACAACGTATTTGATCACTTCTCAGATTGTGAATTCTTGGCTGCTTTGTACAATCCATTTGGATCTTACAAGACTCACCTGCAGAGACTTTGTGATGGTGTCAACAAAATGTTAGATGACGGCAATATATAA
- the TNFAIP8 gene encoding tumor necrosis factor alpha-induced protein 8 isoform X1, protein MSFEADESKEVATDVFNSKGLAVQAQKKILGKMASKSIATALIDDTSSDVLDELYRVTKEYTQNKKEAEKIIKNLIKTVIKLAILYRNNQFNQEEIILMEKFKKKVHQLAKTVVSFHQVDFTFDRNFLSKLLNECRDLLHQIIQRHLTAKSHGRVNNVFDHFSDCEFLAALYNPFGSYKTHLQRLCDGVNKMLDDGNI, encoded by the coding sequence tGGCTACAGATGTCTTCAATTCCAAAGGTTTGGCCGTTCAGGCCCAGAAGAAAATTCTTGGCAAAATGGCATCCAAATCAATAGCAACTGCATTGATAGATGACACCAGCAGTGATGTGTTGGACGAACTCTACAGAGTGACAAAGGAGTACACACAAAATAAGAAGGAGGCagagaagataattaaaaatctcATTAAGACTGTTATCAAGTTAGCAATCCTCTACAGGAATAATCAGTTTAATCAAGAAGAGATCATCCTTATGGAGAAGTTCAAGAAGAAGGTGCACCAGTTGGCTAAAACTGTGGTGAGCTTCCATCAAGTAGATTTTACATTTGACAGAAATTTTTTGTCAAaattgttgaatgaatgcagagaCCTACTACATCAAATCATTCAGCGTCACCTAACAGCAAAATCTCATGGACGTGTGAACAACGTATTTGATCACTTCTCAGATTGTGAATTCTTGGCTGCTTTGTACAATCCATTTGGATCTTACAAGACTCACCTGCAGAGACTTTGTGATGGTGTCAACAAAATGTTAGATGACGGCAATATATAA